A region of the Phoenix dactylifera cultivar Barhee BC4 chromosome 10, palm_55x_up_171113_PBpolish2nd_filt_p, whole genome shotgun sequence genome:
CCTTTTACAAAATGACTCCAATTCTTCAGGATGATGTATTTCGGGATTGTCATTGTTTCGCCTACGCCCTTAGGTCATATGTTTCTACTGGAAACCATCATCCTCTCTCAGCTCAACAACCATATACTTTAATTACCAAAAAGTTCTTCCATGAATGCATCAGAGAGCTCACAGGTCTCTTTACCCTATCGACAAATACTCTTTTATCATTCgcaaaacaaaatcaaaaaggaACCTTCCGACAGACTAAAACAGGTGTAATCAAGGCTCCAAGCTGACTTATCATAATTGCCTTTTAGATAAATGACTTATCATTAGCTCTCATCAGAATAATGTTGTCTTTTTTAACAAGTTTGATGGTGGGAtagtttttcaatttttattcaACCAACGCAAGCATCCGAGTTATCCAAAGACCACTGCAGTAGATAATATTTGCTTTacattttaaacaaaaaagtGCCTTTTCATGACCAGAAATTATATTATTATCACTAATTTTCCTCCATTTCTCCCACCTATTTTGCATTTCCTGCTGCCTTAATTCAACATAAGAGTGTGGAACCAATCTTTTCGAGCAAATACAAAGACTTATCTTTTGCtcaaatcaaagaaaacaagatgaAGTAAATGATAGCCGAGTTGATATAGCCAGGTAATATGTTTCTTCTGAGGACCAGCATCCTCTTTATATAGCTAAGTCCGTTTTGCTCGGAACAAGGCATCGAACTGTTGTTCAATGGTCATACTGCATTGAACTGTTCTTTAAAACAGTACATCAATGGTGTTCGCAGTTAGAAAATGTCCATAAATATATCCATAACAAGAAACACATCCATCCATGCGCACTTGTTTCTCCCTTCCATTTTAAGCTTTCATCGCCACAAGCTCTGCGGGCAAAATAATGCAAATTAAGAATCATACATTGCTATTGCTATTCTTTCTGAAGCAATCAGGAGTACTCAAGTTTATTTATATCATCATGCTGTGTCTGTCTTTCATTTCCATCATCTATAACTATAAGGCTGCTCTCATTTAGGTACTACCACGAAAGCAGAAGACTACAACAGAACCAATGGATAAGTACTTGTCTATCTCTATCTACCAATATATATCATGTATCTAGTCTTCCATTTCTTTGGAAGTAATCTCTTTCTTCCATGTCGCATTAAATCGCGTGCACCAAACATCCAAGAAAAATTGCCACCAGTGGCATCAAATAATAATGTTGCCGCCCATGGAAGGTTGAGAGTCCTTTCACTGAAAACTTCCTCCTTGACTTGTCACCACATGAAATCCCTGTTCCTTCATGTCGGTGACaaatgcctctctctctctctctctctcagtctctgagagagagagaggggctgGGTACTTCGGTTACACTTACATGTGCTTACAAAGTGTTTGGTCTCCACGCTGAGATGGGGGATCCTGTCATCTTAATTGCTTTGATGGAGACTTCCATGGCCAGGTGATTTTGGAAACCCTTGATAGGCAAATGGTCGctctctgcttttttttttggtataaaaaTGGTCACTCTCTTTGGGGGTTGATCAAATATATATTAACTGCACCGGCTTTGCCACTTGGCCGACCACCTCCTTGAAATGAAACAAAGCAGAGAAGACAGTTAACTGACACATACCGCTCTCATAATCGCAGGGCCCATGCTCGGAACTCATCTCTGAGAATGAGAAAGAAATGTATCTATCAATTCACGGACAGGGCGGCTGATCAAAAGAGACTACTAATATAGGATGAGAATGAAATGAGCATCAACAAGAAGAGGCTTAACGAGAATTAGAAGAGGCTTTACCCGTATAGGTACTCGAATCCTACTTCCATCGAGAATCACCTCGAAGATGACAAATTCTTCCACCCGAGTTGGTGATTCTAGCTGTCCTCTGTCTGATATTTATATAGGAGAGCGTGATGTAGATGCCGTAAAGGTAACGAGTGTGCAATATGTTTCTGGGAAAACACAAGATgctatgatttttctatttttctcaaCATACGAACTTTGCTCTCTTGGTAGCATGAGATTGCTGATTTCTTTGATGAACATGTTCCGCATTATTATAGCCATTCATCAACTTTAATGGCATGTCTGGCTTACAagcgcagagagagagagagagagagagagaagaagaagaagaagtttaaCTTTCTGGCATATTATGAACATAAGACAGTCAATCATATGATGTGCAATGGAATCAAGCTGTAGTTTGTTGCTGATCTCCCCAACCCCTGCTTAGATTGAGAAGTCCATCTAGCATCTGTATTATTCATTCAGAAAAGACTGCAATGGAATCATATGACCGTGGCCCAGTTAGCTCTTTGCCAAGAGTTTTACATGCATTTAAACTTCACCTATACAGCAACTAAACCAGCAGTGTAAGGATTTTTTTGAGAAACAATGAGGCTACCACAAAGAGAGAAAACATCATGTCTTTCTCTGGGGAAGAAATGGAATGGAAGATTAAAATCACAGACTATGCCTAGTTGACATATGTCACCATGCAAATTCTGCAGCCATATTATAGGAGGTTATGACGTTGCTCCGCTTACCAGAGCTCAAGGAAATCATATTTTCCAAAAATTTGGGCAAAACAAACTCCTCCTAGTTCCCACTTTGTCAGGCACATGCCTGCATACGTTCAAATAACAGTTACCCTCAGATTAAGAGCAGTTTGGATACGCCAAATAAAAATTTGGAAAGATAATCCCAACCCCAAATAGAGACTGCAGAAGGGAATTATGATCTATCATAAGCAACAGAAGATCAACTAATGAGAAGACGTTCCAGGATAGCATGGTACCTACATCCCATCACATGGCTGTGACAAAAACAATGGCAGCCTCATGCTATCAGTTGAAATTTTGGGGACTAGAAGGAATGGCATTTACAACTCGTCACTGCAAAAAACATAtctatttttctgaaaagaTTTTTCTTAACTTGCAAGTATAACTTGGGACTGAACTGATCGATTGTCCCATTCAAAACATCGTTCATAAACATCCATTAATAGCCAATACAGAAGCCCAGCCAACCTCCCACCATCTTTCTCATGATCTAAGATCCACATAGGACACAGAAAGCCCAGAAGTGCCAAGAAGTGTAACCTGAAATTCAAAATCCGGGAGAATGAGTTGAGAAAAACAAAGTAGACAAACATGCATTCTGACGCTCCTGAACCATAGCTGACAAATATATCATTCAGAGTTTCAGAgccaaaaaaaatgaagcaagCAAACATAAAACTTTGACACATATCCAAAGTAGTTTTCTTCTTTTGGAGTATATGGATGTTGCAGTCCCAGCCCAGCTCCAACATTAGGCAAACAATCCAATATAAAGCTAATAGTAAATCCCATAAAGTACAGGGACTTGTTTTGCATGAACAATGggtttgaaaatttttgaagataactataaaataaatcaaatatattCCTTGTAAACAACTCTGAAAAAGGGCATTGTACTCAGTATCCCCTGCCCTCTGAAAAACAGAAGAAATGGTATTGAAAAATAGCTGAAGCCGCATTATAAATGATAGAACTttcaaattaatataaaaagtGATATCTTAAAACATAGAAAACAAACTTCTATAAAGATGGAAGTTTCAAGGACCATGGATTATGCATGTTGGTTTTCTGTCAGATGTATAGGAAATCTAAGGCAAGCAAACTATATAGGCACATGCATTTCATTAAGGGCACACATTAGAATGCAGAAGATGTAACAATGGAGATTTGCTAAACAAGATATTTAACAAACTAGATTACAGTGTGGAGGTTGCTTGCTATTATTATCTACATCCCAGAAATATGATgtctgaagaatttcttgtggttATAAGTGGCACTCTGGTGCTTAAAAAGCATATCCATTCAAAGTACAATTCAAGAAATTAAAGCACAAAGTGTGGTACCAAACAATTAAGTGATATTTATCATGCACTACTAAAAAGTAACTTTACCTTTCCCCACTTAGAACCCATGCCACTATATCTCATCTTCAAGTGTGTCATTTTTGTTCCCagctttctttcaactttttccCGCAAATAAGCCTCACCAGGGCCAAAAGAATCCAGATATGCCATGTAGCATTTATATGCGGCTCTTATGGCATCTCCTATATAATCTGGTAGGCTTCCCACATTCTGCAAGGTAACCTTAATCAAAATACTTAAGGCAAAACCCAAAAAGCAGCAAGGTGCAAAttgacatctctctctctctctaacacaAAGTGGCACAACTAACAGAGACAAAATGCCCAGACCTCAACACTTAATCCATTTAGATCATCAGGAGCCATTCTGAGGGTAACTAGAACACCACCAAACTCCACGGAAGCCTCAGCTGCACAAAAGACATTTGCCAGAGCCTCTTGGCCAGCCTTATCATCAGAAGCTTTAGAGAGTGCCTTGTTTGTCTCATTTGCAGTACACTCTGGGATTTCATCCCAGTTCATAGCCATTAAATCCTGGAATGCAGCTTCTATGTCACGGTCGGTTATGGCACAGGCAACTGGCTTATGTTTGAACAGAATGCATGCCTACAGCTCAATGTGAAAGGAACACTGCAATCTGAGATTGCTTGCACATAAGGAAAACAAGTTTCTGGTTCAAACCAAAATTTGAGTAGAAAATCAAGAGACTGAGAACAGTACAATGCGACATGAATAATGATGTATAGAATTTTACAAGACGTGCAAAATGATGGAAAGACCAAGTTAAAAGGAGGATTGCTTCATATTTAGTCGAATATATGAATTTGTATCATCACAAATGCAACTATATGATTAGCAAGAAGGCAATAGCAGGAAGACAAATCATTCTGCATTAAGTAGTTATGTTTGAGAATTAGTTACTATAAGGAATAAATAGTGGTTGCTTTTTCCCAGATGGTGGCAACATCATAGATTCTTAATTCATTTCTTTTTACATAACCCTACCTAGACCAACAGCAGCTGTCTAGAAGATATTTTGTTTAACTACAGACATACCACTGGCATAATGCTATCAAGATGTAATATTCATatttagaagaaaaatatgGCACTCTTACTCTTCCATTCTCTGTGAGACAGCTAGAAATGCTTGGCCTTAATTCTCATGGGCGTTCGATctgcattttgcattccaatataaATGTCAATTATGCTTACCATGTATGCAGgtatttcaatttttcaaaaataagtcGCATACTTAATTTCACAAGTGGTAGGCATTTGGAAGGGAAAAGAACAAGAGATTGTCTAAGTGCAGCATGAAGGCAGCCGTGTTGTCATAAGGGGCATGTAAAATAGATTAGGCAGCTAATTTATGGCCAATCATGCACACCAAGTTCTATGATGCCCAAGCTCAGCTTAAGAATCTTTTCTGTGCTGACTCATTTGGGATGTATATGTACTCATGTAATCTAAATTCgcatattaaaagaaaaagcatGTAAAAGCCGATTTATTGGCGTATCACTACCCACTCTATCTAAAATCTAGGCATATATTTCAGAATAGAATGCAATGCTTTTGGGTCAAGCAAACTGATTCAGATTCAGAGATTCTTACTGACCTGAATAAGGAGTTCTAATACAGGATATGCAAAGCTGCACGGGAACCCTCATCTGCTATCTCTGTCACTTGTTTGCTATAGCAATGAGAACCACAGCATACGTTCCAGAGAGCATTTTCAGTTTTCCGAGTGACGGTAGGATATGGATCAGATGTTCCATGAAATAAAAATGTCTTTCTAGGCTTCCACTCAAATTAGTTTAGTTAGTAATGTTAATACTTCTATCGGCATTGTAAATTTCTTTCTGTAAATTTTACATAATTTTGTAGCTGCATGACCACTCAATAGTCCATTAAAACTTCAAGAACATTAAATTGTTTCAGCGCTTATTGATTAGCGAGTTAATCTTCTTTTCAAAGAGAACATCTACGGGGAGAAGTGAGAGCTTAGAATATAATGCTCATGCAAATAGCATTTTACTTCTATAAGTAGAACTTGTAGCAAAACTTTCAGACAATAACTTTCTACCATAAGATGACTATATgacagcattttttttatttggataAACTAGCAATATTCAGCAGAGGTAACTGCTATAAAATGCCCAGCATAAAATATCATATATATTCACAAATTATTTAATTTCTACAAAATTATATGATGATATGAAAACAACGTAATGTTTCTGGTGGTTATGAACAATGGTTCCATTATCACTGGATAAATATTTTATCACTGGTTTAAAAGACAGACTAATCTGTATTTGGTATATAGAAAAGCACATAGTGTGTCATTACAAGATGCAATATAATTAATCATTTTTAGTATATGATATGAAAAATCCTTATTTTTTCCCTTCTTGTATCCATGAAAAAAGTTTGACACAGAATTCTGTCAAAATGTGCAATTTGATCGTGATTATAATAGTGAAGAAGCTACCCAAAGGAGGTATACAGAAGAAACTTAAATCAAGCATAAGAGTTGATTGCTGGAAACCAATTCCATTGTTCATTCCTACTATCAGCATGAATTTTTTTCTGTCATCAGCAGAGCTTATCGGTTACATTATCAAACACAAATGGGCGGGCGAATATATGAATGCTTGGGCCTTTTGTATTGACCATTTCATTTTGATTGCCCATTAAATTGCAAAATAATTCTGATGTGATTGTCATTGTTTGACATATTGATGTCATGCATCATAGCATCCTGACTTCTTTAATCATGTTTATGTCATAAGTTATGAAATGCCTGTTTTAGACAAATGCTATTTTATATGACTATTAGTATGCAATGgttgagcaagaaaataaaaagatctGTAAACTAATACAGATGAAACCTATCCAACTGTTTTCTGTGAACGTATTCAGAAAACATTAAGCTAGATCAGCACACAGTGTGCAACTTGGAGCAGCACTTGACCTGTCAAACTACTTACAAGAAGAACAATCCACCAGCAGTCAATCCTGTGGTGTAAGGCATTCCAAGTTGTTGTCTGTCAAATAATCGCAATAGAAAATGGCATTTAGTGTCTGTTTGAATGCCTCAGTATGTTGTCCATTGAAGATTCCCCTTTGAGCACTAAAATCGCGATAATGAGAAACGCTGGTAAGGTAGAGATTTCTGCTACCAAGAGAGGATTATGAATGACATgatttcaagaatttaaggatatTGGGTTCCCTCTATCAGGTGATTTCCAGTATCCCGATCATTTTGACAATCGTATGATCCACATTTTCCCCATAGAGAAGGATTCTCCTCTCTTAACAGCTAACATCTTCCCAACCTTAGCCATATAAGGGTAATTCAACAGATAAGCTTTGCAGGCGTCAAAACAGGCCCTTAGTCAATAGAAGTTGATGCTGCATTTCTATGCTatgtgtgaggacccatgcgggcatgtatttagtcccgtatcggttatttgctggatagatcttgggtacttatacaggatcaagaaatccaaataataacttccggctagccattttagataatgtcttgggttgttataaatggtatcagagcagacccagtctataacctatgtagactaggggacactgcagcacggatccattggagctgaccacgggccaatcatggtgtttgtgattagatttgaatagatttgaactcttagtctgacgaggacgtcagggcttgaacggcggttatttgctggatagatattgggtacttatacaggattaaggaacccaaataataacttccggctagccattttgggtgaggtcctgggttgttacactaTGTCTTCTCAATTATCTTTAGTTTAGGTGCCCTATGTGGCGCACACATTAGTTATCCACCAGATTTCTATATAAAGGCATAAATCCCTGAGAGGACATTCATTATTCAGTAGAGGGACTCGCAAGCTGATAGTGTGAGACTTCAAAAATTAATGCTTTCAACAAAATAAACTAGGGAAGCAACATGAAGTGGTAATCAATCTGAATATGCTTGATCAATTGAGAAAAAAAGACAAGCATCTAACGAACATTCTGGTAATAAAGACGAAACTCCAGAAGAAAAAGTTGGATAGAGCAAAATGGTACATTTTTCTCTATCAGGACGCAAATGCTATAATAGGCACTTCATTTCCTGAAATTTTTAGGGACAATATTGGGCCAAGACAACGAATAGCGTATGCATAACATTATCTATAACAATAGAAAAGGGTGAAATGGAAGAAAGGGTGATCCTTAATTCTAAAGAGCATAATGGAACCACATGACCACATACTCTATATAAGCTGTTGCATAAAACTCGACCTCAATTGTAAAGCCAGATACGATGTTCTTCAAGctcttccaaaaagaaaaagagcctTAGGAAAGTAGTCGTTATAAATGATGCAAAGCCAAATTATAAGACTGATTTAATTAAAATCAGCAAAAGTCCAACACAAAGGAAGACAACATGCCAAGCACGTGTTGTTGCATGCTGGTCCCTGCTGGCCATGCCAGGTGCATGCTGACATGTACCATATGCCACTACATGCACGTGCTGTGAGTATTGGGCCACCAGATGGGCCGATCTGGACCAAAGTTGGCAGCCCATCTGTAGGCCACTATCCGTTACTTCGAAGGGAGGGGAGAAATTGATGTACGGTGGCTCAGTCGTCGAACCCTCTAAAATCCTTAACTGAACCCACGTCACTGTTCCTTCCTCACTATTCTCCTCCTTCCTCAGAGACCGGGTTCCCTGAACGGACGTCTGTGTCGCCGGAGAATGTGCTTGTAACTCCTCCCCGAAAGTATATAAGCTCCTGACCACCTTATTTTTCCTCTTTCCAGCATTCTTCCCTCCCGGTTTACAGTTTGCTTGGGAtaacagagagggagagggaggaagggaggaagggggggacTCACATGTGCATATCTCCGCCGCAGGAAGAAGGCGAGGGCTGGCCGCTGTGGGTGCTGCCGGTCTCGGCCTGGGCCTCCCGAGCACCCCGGCGAGGGACCGCTCCCTTGTGTTCATggaaaagaggaggagggggcCGGGCTACGGGCATCGCCGGCCTTGGGCCGTTCCCCTCCCGAGCTTCCTTTCCGCCATGGGTTCTCCTCCTGAGCTCCCTCTCCGCCGTCGGTTCTTCTCCCGAGCTCTGGTGTGGGATTTTTCTTGTGATCATgagagaagaggggaaggggagaagaagaaagaaaggaggagaggaagcttcgggataGAAAAGAAACGGGAAGAAGGAAacgggaagagaaaagaaaagaagaaaaagagagagaaaaagaaaagaaaagaaaaagaaagaaggcccaCCGTGGGCCGAACTGGGCCAAGCTTGGGCTCTATCCCTTGCGGGcctaacttgggcccagttggggCCGTACCTTTTTgtaggcccaacttgggcccagtccaacCTTGCTAAGCCCTATTTGGGCTGTACCCATTATGGGCCTAACTTGAGCTCAGTTCAGTCGTGTGGACCTTGTTGGACCGTGTTCAATAGCTTTTTTAGTTTTGCTTAGCTTTAAGATTGATaaagaaattaattatattCTAATGATTTTTAACTAGGTGCACCTGACCCATTCGTGTGAAGTAAGAGTTAAGCaaaaagaggtaagtaacttaatacttaaAAGTGTGTGTTCTAGATTATTTGATAAATTAATTATCAGTAGATTAAATTTTgagatatgttttgtatttagtaaaaatgGGTCAGGCATATTAAATATCATTGTAAATTATGTTATCTGCTATGAAATCTGTAAAATATGACTggacaatttatgaaatctatttttatatgtatgtattctcagcatggctatgatctgttctggtcCCACCAATGGAGATTATTCGTTGGCCCTATAGACTTGTATCTATGAGAAACTAGTTTCGACACtgtaccaccggtgattagaatagtaatatttggacaccgtaccaccggtgattaataatagtggtgtttggcactTTGTGTAACCTATGCCACGGGGTTACGTGGCCATAGCCTATATATGTTAGAATTTTCGTATCAGAGTTTTTATGAAAATGCttagtaaatttttttaaaaaaatatgcttatttgtgattaaatttttagtcattattttgtattttaattcaACATTTGATATGCTTTGACCCTACTCTGgggtattatgttgcttactgggctagtgtagttCATTAtcctattttatttgtttttcatatccaaaagatTGATCGCATGGGATTGAAGAGTGCgatagattttgaaaatttttgctAAAATTAgtttaactaaaatatttgaattatttTGATATATCCAAATTTTAGAAACTTTGTAAGATTGTTTTGTATATATATTAATGTTTAAGTaaatttttaagcatttgaatAGCATTGATATGGTCAGCTGCCTTGCATGCCTGTAcggtccgccgtgcgggcgtgcggcgtctgttGCGCTtcaggctcggggcgtgacagatttggtggtatcagagcctaaattTTAGAATTCCTAGGATTCGTTAGAACggttgagagatgggtagaATTTAGATAAGGAGATAATATT
Encoded here:
- the LOC113462471 gene encoding succinate dehydrogenase subunit 5, mitochondrial-like, with the protein product MAMNWDEIPECTANETNKALSKASDDKAGQEALANVFCAAEASVEFGGVLVTLRMAPDDLNGLSVENVGSLPDYIGDAIRAAYKCYMAYLDSFGPGEAYLREKVERKLGTKMTHLKMRYSGMGSKWGKVTLLGTSGLSVSYVDLRS